In Methanobacterium spitsbergense, a single genomic region encodes these proteins:
- a CDS encoding DUF6790 family protein, with translation MNTKINNILEISRLAGIAIGIFLAIYWGNNPIQQFSIITAFAVIFIAGLTGIESIFFGESASEQSGYTGGRGYQRQSGANNLALAITAILVYLLGWGYFAQLAIMSVLIIFLALSGTNHAYSAIKEGNRSIKNMSRPIMTIVFLVILLFFMLNSIYYPLT, from the coding sequence ATGAACACTAAAATTAACAATATTTTGGAGATAAGCAGATTGGCAGGTATTGCCATTGGAATATTTCTGGCTATTTATTGGGGAAACAACCCGATACAGCAGTTCAGTATAATAACAGCATTTGCTGTAATCTTTATTGCAGGTTTAACAGGTATTGAAAGTATATTCTTTGGTGAAAGTGCATCTGAGCAATCAGGATACACCGGTGGAAGGGGTTATCAACGACAATCTGGAGCAAATAACCTTGCACTTGCAATTACAGCCATACTTGTATATCTGTTAGGATGGGGTTACTTTGCTCAGCTAGCCATTATGTCAGTTTTAATAATATTCCTGGCCCTCTCTGGAACAAACCATGCGTACAGTGCTATTAAAGAAGGCAACCGCAGCATTAAAAATATGTCGCGTCCAATTATGACCATTGTATTTCTTGTAATACTTTTGTTCTTCATGCTAAATTCTATTTACTACCCTTTAACTTAG